Proteins from a single region of Bradyrhizobium diazoefficiens:
- the serS gene encoding serine--tRNA ligase, giving the protein MHDIKSIRDNPQAFNKGLERRGLPPQAQQLISMSGHLQAINRVLESWRSRRKTASEKIHKAKASGDLNAEQELRTEVAECKTSIATLELEQKELDEEIRKALSEIPNLPLEEVPDGVDEHGNVQRHVYGNKRNYPFRPKLHDDLGSALGYMDFEAAAKLSGARFVVLKKGLARLERAIGQFMLDLHTNEHGYTEISPPLLVRDEVMFGTGQLPKFEDDQFFNTRISELGSLRAVDPNEKEARLTAINETIDELKRKLDQAIPTGNTQEIEREIIAKSYQARRLKEHIWEMIPKGLWLIPTAEVPLTNLARESILDEKQLPMRLTALTPCFRAEAGAAGRDTRGMIRQHQFTKVELVSITTPETSKDELERMLACAEEVLRQLDLHYRVMTLCAGDMGFSSQKTYDIEVWMPGQGEGGMFREISSCSVCGDFQARRMDARSRGPDGKPRFVHTLNGSGTAVGRALIAVMETYQQEDGSIAVPSVLQPYMGGLKVVARD; this is encoded by the coding sequence ATGCACGACATCAAATCGATCCGCGACAATCCGCAAGCCTTCAATAAAGGGCTCGAGCGCCGAGGGCTGCCTCCTCAGGCTCAACAACTCATCTCGATGAGCGGGCATTTGCAGGCGATCAATCGTGTGCTTGAAAGCTGGCGATCTCGCCGCAAGACGGCATCCGAAAAGATACATAAAGCCAAGGCTAGTGGCGATCTGAATGCAGAGCAGGAGCTCCGCACAGAGGTCGCAGAATGCAAGACTTCGATCGCAACCTTAGAGCTTGAGCAAAAAGAGCTCGACGAAGAGATACGGAAAGCTCTCTCGGAAATTCCAAATCTGCCTTTGGAGGAGGTGCCTGACGGAGTAGACGAGCACGGGAACGTGCAGCGACACGTGTATGGCAATAAGCGCAACTATCCCTTTCGGCCGAAACTGCATGACGATCTCGGTAGCGCACTCGGCTACATGGATTTCGAGGCTGCCGCGAAACTCTCGGGCGCCCGTTTCGTTGTGTTGAAAAAGGGGCTAGCGCGCCTTGAACGCGCGATCGGGCAGTTTATGCTCGACCTGCATACGAATGAGCACGGCTACACTGAGATCAGTCCGCCGCTCTTGGTGCGCGATGAGGTAATGTTCGGTACCGGGCAGTTGCCAAAGTTTGAGGACGATCAATTCTTCAATACGCGAATTTCTGAATTGGGATCCCTTCGTGCGGTTGATCCGAACGAGAAGGAGGCGCGCCTCACCGCAATCAATGAGACTATCGACGAGCTCAAGCGCAAATTGGATCAAGCCATTCCGACGGGGAATACGCAGGAAATTGAGCGTGAGATAATTGCAAAGTCCTATCAGGCGAGGCGGTTAAAGGAACACATTTGGGAGATGATCCCAAAGGGATTGTGGCTCATCCCGACCGCAGAAGTGCCGCTCACCAACCTCGCGCGCGAATCCATCCTCGACGAGAAGCAGCTGCCGATGCGACTCACCGCGCTGACGCCGTGCTTCCGTGCCGAGGCCGGCGCTGCCGGGCGCGACACCCGTGGCATGATCCGCCAGCACCAGTTCACCAAGGTCGAGCTGGTCTCGATCACGACGCCGGAGACCAGCAAGGACGAGCTGGAGCGGATGCTGGCCTGCGCGGAAGAGGTGCTGCGCCAGCTCGACCTGCATTATCGCGTGATGACGCTCTGCGCAGGGGATATGGGTTTTTCGTCGCAAAAGACTTATGACATCGAGGTCTGGATGCCCGGGCAGGGCGAGGGCGGCATGTTCCGCGAGATCTCGAGCTGCTCGGTCTGCGGCGACTTCCAGGCGCGGCGCATGGATGCGCGCTCGCGCGGGCCCGACGGCAAGCCGCGTTTCGTGCACACGCTGAACGGCTCCGGCACGGCGGTCGGCCGCGCGTTGATCGCAGTGATGGAGACCTATCAGCAGGAGGACGGCTCGATTGCGGTCCCCAGCGTGCTCCAGCCTTATATGGGCGGGCTCAAGGTGGTCGCGCGCGATTAA